DNA from Kitasatospora acidiphila:
GGGGCCGCTGAACGTCGCCGCCGGGTACTTCCTCGGCGCCTCCGCCGCCGGACTGCTGCGCACGGTGGGCCTCGCGGGGCTGATCGCGGTCGGCGTGGCGGTGCTGGTGCTGGCGGGCGCGCTGGCGTGGCGGCAGCGCCGCAGGCGCGCGACGGCCGCCTCCGAGCCGCCGACCGAGCCCGCCACCTCAACCGCACCGCGCGACGAGCCGGCCACCCCGACCGCAGCGCGCGACGAGCCGGCCACCTCGACCGCACCGGGTGCCGAGCCGGTCGCCGAGGCGCCTGCCGCGCCGGCCGAGCCCTCGAAGGAGCTCACCGCACCGACGGAGCCTGCGACGGGCCCCGCCGCCCCGGCCAAGCCCCACGCACCGCGCGAGCCGCAGGACGCCCCCGGGCCCACCCGCCCGCTCGCCGGCCACGGCTCCCCCCACCGGCGCACCTGACCCTCGCCGCCCCCGCACCCGCGCGCTCGCCCGGATGGCTGATTCCCCGCCAATCGACTGCGCCAAGTGACCGAACGACTGCATGCTGTCGCCATGACGGATGACTCACCGAACATCCCGGGCCAGCGAAACACTCGGGCAACCACGCCCGATGAGCCGATCGCGGCCCTCAAGGACATCGAGGCCTGGCAGGCCCGCGACCGCTACCCCGAGCTGCGCGGCTTCAGCGGGCCGGTGTTCGGCATCGCCACCGAGCTGGCGGAGGGCGGCTGGCAGCTCTGCCGCCACCTCGGCCACCCCGACCCGCAGAGCAGCCGGGACAGCATGGCGCTGATGTTCCGCCAACGTGCCGCGGCGGCCGAAGCCGCTGGCGAGGCATCGGCGCAGCGGGAGTTCCTGGCCGCCGCCAAGCGGCTGGACTGGGAGGTCGTCGACGAGCTGGCCGTGCTCGGCAGGCGCTACCGCGTGGTGCGTGCCGAGCTGTTCATCCGCAGCGGTGCGGACGGCCCGGAGCCGCCGCGCCCCACCGACCCCGACCCGCATCCGGTCGGGCACGCCTTCGGGGACGACGACGGGCTGGACGGGCTGCCGCTCGACCCGGGTGCGCCGACCGAGCTGTGCGAGGGCGTCCTCAAGCTGCAGCTGCTCCGGCTGGTCCGCCCGGCCCGTTCACTGGCGCCCGGCGCGGTGCGGGACGCCGAGGCGGCCCGCCGCGACCACCCCGACGGCGTGCTGCTGCCGACCGCCTTCTCGATCGCCGAGCAGTCGACCTTCGGCTGGCGCCCCGAGCCGGCGGTGCTCTGCCGCACCCCGCAGGCGGCCCGCGACTTCCTGTCCATGGACCTGCGGGTGATGTCCCCGGTGATGCGCGGGTTGGATGCGGCCGAGCGCGCGGTCTACGCCGAGGCTGCGGACCTGCTCGACGACACCAGGTGCGACGAGGTCGAGGTGGCCGGGCGACTGCTGCGGGTGATCCGGGTGGAGCGGCTGCTGCGGATGGGGCCGGACGGCCCGGAGGGGCCGCGCCCGTCGGACCGCAGCCAGGAGCCGCCGCTGAAGGTGCACGATCACCAGTTGCGGGAGCGCGGCCTGGTCGATGCCGACGGCTACCCGACCGAGCTGCCGCTCCCGATCAGCCCCGCAGCCAAGGAGCTGGCCCGGCTCTTCGAGGAGGCTCTGGCCTTGCGGGCCGAGCGCGATGCCAAGCACGGCCGGCAGGGCGGGCACCGCAAACGCCGGCACTGAACAGACGCCGCGAACACCGGCGCCGAACGGATAACCCGCCCGCACCCGAGGCGCCACCGGGTGCGGGCGGCAAGGCTGTTGACGATCCGTCAGGATGTCCGGGCGGGCCGGCCCAGGCAGAGGCCGATCATGGTGGCCACCAGCAGGTCGAGCTGCCGTGCGGCCTCCTCGTCGGCCTGCTCGCCGGCGCGGCGCAGCACCAGGTAGCGGGTGACCAGCCCGTCGAAGCCGGCCAGGAACTGGATGGCGAGCTCGTGCGCGGGCAGGGCCAGCTCCAGGCCGTGGGCCTCGGCGACGCCGCTGATGATGGCCGTCGCAGTCTCCTCGGTCCGCTTCTGGAGGCCGCTCATGATCTCCTGCAGATCCGGGTCGCGCAGGGCCAGTGCCGCGAACTCCTCCAGTAGCACACACCGCCCCTCCGCTCCGACGGAGCTCTCCCAGAGCCCGTCCACCATCGCCCGGACCTGCTCCTCGAACGGCCCCTCGGCGGGGGCCGAGCTGTGCACCTGCTCCATGACGTCGGCGGTCAGCTGCTCGACCACGGCGCGGTAGAGGTCCTTCTTGGTGCCGAAGGTGTAGTGCACCGTCGCCTGCGCCACGCCCAGTTCGGCGGCGATCGCCCGGGTGCTCCCGGCGGACACCCCTTCGCGGGTCATCAGGTCGATAGCGGCCCGGATCAGCTGCGGGCGTCGTTCGGAGGCGGGGACGTGTGCCATCAGGCCAGAGTATCGCCATGTTCTGATGACTGAGTTGTTCGACGATGTCAGACGTTCATGTCACTCGACTTTGTCAGTCGACCAAGTTGCGCGTACGGTGAGGAACGACCTGGCCGAGCACGCCTTTGCCCCGAGGACATGACGCTGTCGGCCGCGATTCCTGAGCGGGGGTTCCACATGGCCACCTACCTGTACCGACTAGCCCGATGGTGTTTCCGTCGGCGCCGGACCGTGCTCGCCGTCTGGCTGGCCGTGCTGATCGCGATCGGCGGCGCGGCCGGGGCGTTCGCCGGCAGGACCAGCGACGAGTTCAAGGTCCCGGGCACCGAGGCGCAGACCACCCTCGACCACATCAAGGGCACCTTCCCGGCGCAGGGCCACGGCTCCGCGCTGGTGGTCTTCTCGACCGAGCAGCCCGGCGGCATCAAGGCGCCGCAGACGGCGGCGGCGGTCAGCGAGGCGGTCACCGCGATCAAGGCGGTGCCGGGCGTCGCGGCCGCCCCCGACCCGTACACCAGCGGTGCCGTCGCACCGGACGGCAAGACCGTGCTGGTGCCGGTCTCCTTCGACAGCAAGCTCGCCGACATCACGGACCACCAGCGTGACGCGGTGGAGGCGGCCGCCGAAGCGGCGCACGCCGCGGGGCTGACGGTCGCCTTCGGCGGTGACGCCTACAACAAGATGGCGCAGGTCGGCGGCGGGGAGTCGGTCGGTCTGCTGATGGCCGGGGCGGTGCTGGTGATCACCCTGGGTTCGCTGGTCGCCGCCGGACTGCCGCTGGCCACCGCGCTGGTCGGGGTCGGCATCGCGATGGCCGGGCTGCTCACCCTGGCCGGCTCGTTCGAGATCATCTCGACCGCGCCGGTGCTGGCACTGATGGTCGGCCTGGCGGTCGGCATCGACTACGCCCTCTTCATCGTGTCGCGGCACCGCCACCATCTCGCCGAGGGGCTGGAGCCCGAGGAGGCCGCCGCCCGCGCCACGGCGACGGCCGGCAGCGCGGTGGTCTTCGCCGGGCTGACGGTGGTGGTGGCGCTGGCCGGCCTGGCGGTCGCGGGCGTGCCGTTCCTCACCGTGATGGGCCTGGCCGCCTCCGGCGCGGTGGTGGTGGCCGTGCTGGTCGCGATCACCCTGCTGCCCGCGCTGCTGGGCTTCGCGGGCCGCGCCATCGACCGGCTGCCGATGTGGCGGCGTGCGCTGCGCTCCCCCGGTCGGCGCACCATGGGCGAGCGCTGGGCGGGCTTCGTGGTGCGCCGCCCGCTGGCCGTGCTGGTGGCCGGACTGGCCGCGCTGGCCGCCCTGGCGGTGCCGGCGGCGAGCCTCGACCTGGGCCTGCCGGGCGGCGGTTCACAGGCCGTCGGCACCGACGCCCGGACGGCCTACGACCAGGTCAGCCGCAGCTTCGGGCCCGGTTTCAACGCCCCGCTGGTGGTGGTCGTGGACGCCGGGCAGGCCGCCGCGCCCGAGCAGGCGGTGCAGACCGTGACGCATGAACTGTCCGGTCTGAAGGACGTGCAGTCGCTGCTGCCGCCGACCGTCGACCAGCCGAGCCGCACGGCGCTGCTGACCGTGATCCCGCGCAGCGGCCCGGACGACGCCGACACCCGGCAGCTGGTGAACCAGATCCGCGACCAGCGCGGTGCGCTGCAGGCCGAGACCGGCGCGCGGATCGCGGTCACCGGCACCACGGCCGCCAACATCGACGTCTCCAACAAGCTCGGCGCCGCGCTGCCGCCGTTCGTCGCGGTGATCGTCGGTATCGCGCTGGTGCTGCTGGCGCTGGCCTTCCGGTCGATCCTGGTGCCGCTGAAGGCGGTGGCCGGTTTCCTGCTCAGCATCACCGCCTCGCTCGGCGCCGTGGTGGCGGTCTACCAGTGGGGGTGGCTGGACGGCGTGATCGACGTGCCCAAGGTCGGTCCGGTGGTGAGCTTCGTGCCGATCCTGCTGATCGGGGTGCTGTTCGGGCTGGCGATGGACTACGAGCTGTTCCTGGTCTCCGGCATGAAGGAGCAGCACGCGCACGGCATGGCACCGCGCGAGGCGGTGGTCGCCGGCGTGAAGAACGGTGCCCGGGTGGTCACCGCGGCGGCCCTGATCATGATCTCGGTCTTCGGCAGCTTCGTCTTCGGCCGTGACCCGATCGTCCAGCCGATCGGATTCGCGCTGGCGGTGGGTGTGTTGGTGGACGCCTTCGTGGTGCGGATGGCGTTGGTGCCGGCCGCGATGGCACTGTTCGGGCGGGCGGCGTGGTGGTTCCCCGGGTGGCTGGAGGGGCTGGTACCGCGGGTCGACATGGAGGGCGAGCAGCTGCCGGCGCGGCTGGAGCAGCCCGAGGAGGAGACCGCGCGGACGGCCGCACGCGTGTGACGGCGGGTTCCCGCCGAGTGGCCGCCTGCTGGAGATCCGTCGCCTGACGAATCCCCGAGCAGGCGGCCGCCTGCGCTGTTACGCTGCGCCCAGCCAGGCGCCCCCTCACCCGGAAAGGCAGGCCGCAGTGCCGATCCCCTTCACCACCCAGGATTTCGCCGACCGGATGACCCGGGCCGCCCGGGAAGCCGCCCGCGCCGGGCTGGCCGGGCTGGTCATCACCCCCGGGCCCGACCTGGTCCATCTGACGGGGTACCAGCCCACCGCCATCACCGAGCGGCTGACCGCCATGGTGCTCCCGGCCGACGGCGCCCCCACCCTGCTGGTGCCCAAGCTGGAGCGG
Protein-coding regions in this window:
- a CDS encoding DUF5954 family protein; translated protein: MTDDSPNIPGQRNTRATTPDEPIAALKDIEAWQARDRYPELRGFSGPVFGIATELAEGGWQLCRHLGHPDPQSSRDSMALMFRQRAAAAEAAGEASAQREFLAAAKRLDWEVVDELAVLGRRYRVVRAELFIRSGADGPEPPRPTDPDPHPVGHAFGDDDGLDGLPLDPGAPTELCEGVLKLQLLRLVRPARSLAPGAVRDAEAARRDHPDGVLLPTAFSIAEQSTFGWRPEPAVLCRTPQAARDFLSMDLRVMSPVMRGLDAAERAVYAEAADLLDDTRCDEVEVAGRLLRVIRVERLLRMGPDGPEGPRPSDRSQEPPLKVHDHQLRERGLVDADGYPTELPLPISPAAKELARLFEEALALRAERDAKHGRQGGHRKRRH
- a CDS encoding TetR/AcrR family transcriptional regulator, whose translation is MAHVPASERRPQLIRAAIDLMTREGVSAGSTRAIAAELGVAQATVHYTFGTKKDLYRAVVEQLTADVMEQVHSSAPAEGPFEEQVRAMVDGLWESSVGAEGRCVLLEEFAALALRDPDLQEIMSGLQKRTEETATAIISGVAEAHGLELALPAHELAIQFLAGFDGLVTRYLVLRRAGEQADEEAARQLDLLVATMIGLCLGRPARTS
- a CDS encoding MMPL family transporter, giving the protein MTLSAAIPERGFHMATYLYRLARWCFRRRRTVLAVWLAVLIAIGGAAGAFAGRTSDEFKVPGTEAQTTLDHIKGTFPAQGHGSALVVFSTEQPGGIKAPQTAAAVSEAVTAIKAVPGVAAAPDPYTSGAVAPDGKTVLVPVSFDSKLADITDHQRDAVEAAAEAAHAAGLTVAFGGDAYNKMAQVGGGESVGLLMAGAVLVITLGSLVAAGLPLATALVGVGIAMAGLLTLAGSFEIISTAPVLALMVGLAVGIDYALFIVSRHRHHLAEGLEPEEAAARATATAGSAVVFAGLTVVVALAGLAVAGVPFLTVMGLAASGAVVVAVLVAITLLPALLGFAGRAIDRLPMWRRALRSPGRRTMGERWAGFVVRRPLAVLVAGLAALAALAVPAASLDLGLPGGGSQAVGTDARTAYDQVSRSFGPGFNAPLVVVVDAGQAAAPEQAVQTVTHELSGLKDVQSLLPPTVDQPSRTALLTVIPRSGPDDADTRQLVNQIRDQRGALQAETGARIAVTGTTAANIDVSNKLGAALPPFVAVIVGIALVLLALAFRSILVPLKAVAGFLLSITASLGAVVAVYQWGWLDGVIDVPKVGPVVSFVPILLIGVLFGLAMDYELFLVSGMKEQHAHGMAPREAVVAGVKNGARVVTAAALIMISVFGSFVFGRDPIVQPIGFALAVGVLVDAFVVRMALVPAAMALFGRAAWWFPGWLEGLVPRVDMEGEQLPARLEQPEEETARTAARV